Genomic window (Thermaerobacter sp. FW80):
TCGCCCCGCGGGCCTGGGGAGCCGTAAAGGCCGTGGACCGTTGGCTGCGGGAGGAGTACCTGGCCCGGGACATCACCGAGCGCGAGAAGGTGGGGTGACGAGCCTTGCCCTACAAGGACCCGGAAGTGCGCCGAGCCTACCACCGGGAATACAAGCGGCTTAAGCGGGCGGGCCTCAGTCAAACCCCGGGTCAAACCCCGGTTCCGGCGCCCTTCCGCGTCCAAGTGGCGCAACGAATCCTGGACATCCTCATGGAGCAAATGGAGGCCGTGCGGAATGACCCGGAGGCGGGGACGCTGGAGAAGGCCCGCTGCATTTCCTACGTGGCCGGGGCGGCCCTGAAGGCGGTCGAAGTGGCGGACCTGAGTGCCCGCATCGAGGCCCTGGAGGAAGCCTTGCAGCAGCAGAAGGGGTCGGTGGCCGTATGAACCTGCGGAGCCGCGTTGAGCGCCTGGAGAAGAAGACCCGGGGCCTAGTCATGACGCTTGCCACCGAGGACGGGGCCACCGTTCGTTGCACGTGGCGGGACGTGGCGGGCGCCTATTGCGAGTCCATCCAGGCGGCGCGGGAGGGGCGGATGCCTTCGCATCCCTTCCTGCCGACGCTCCTCCGCGCCATGCCCGGGCAGGACCCGTTTGTGGACCTGGCCCGGGGGGTGGCCCGCCAGATGATCGAGTACGTGGAGGCCCTGGGCGACGAAGCCGAGGAGGCCGAGGAGTCATAATTCCCGGCCGCCCGTGCATACGCTGGAGAAGCGTTCACGAGCTCCAGCGTTGGCCCGCCGTATGCCCGGCGGGCCTTTTACTTCACCAGAGGCCCGCCGAAGAACGGGACATGCAGGCTGCGGGCCGCCTGCTGGAGCGCCCGTTCGCCCCGCCGGTCATAGCGCCGCGTGGTTTCAACGCTGGCGTGGCCGACGTGGTTCGCCACCGTCACCGCGTCCACGCCCGCGTCCAGCATGTCGCTAACGCAGGAGCGCCGGAGATCATGCGGGGATACGTGGGCGACGCCCGCCGCGGCCGCCCGCCGCTGGAGCACGAGGCGAACCGTCTGCGGGGTCATGCCCGTAGTGCTCAGGCGGCCGCCCTTGTAGGCCCGCACGAATAGCGGCCCGTCCCAGTCGCCCCGGATGGAGAGATAGGCTTCGAGCGCCTGGGCGGCGCCGTTGTCCAGGAAGATCATGCGATGCTTGTTGCGCTTGCCCCGGACCCGGAGGCGGAAGGTGCCTTCGCCCACCCGCTCCACGTCCTCCCGGCGCAGGGCGGCGAGCTCCGCCCGCCGGAGGCCGCCTGCGTAAGCCACCGCGATAATGGCCGCGTCCCGGATGCCTACCGCGGTCCCGTCCGCGCAGGCCGCCATAAGGGCGGCGAGTTCGCCCGGGGTGACGCTGCGGCCCGCCGGGAGCCGCTTCCCCTCTACGTTGGGAACGTCCGCGGCCCGCCTGTAGTCCTCCGCGCTAATCATCCCCATGCGCCAGGCCTCCCGGAGGACGCCCCGCAGGGCGGACAAGCGCTTATTGATGGTGGCGGGCGCAAGACCTTCCTCCAGCCAGGACGCCCGGAGCGCCTGCAAGTGTTGGTAGCGGAGCCGCGCCCACGGCATGGTTTCGACCGTGTACCCGGCCCGCTCCGCAACGAGCCGCAGGACCTGTTCCATCGCGGGGCGGCTCCCGGGCGACAGGCTGGCGAGATAAACCTTGGCCGGGTTCGTTCCGGCCGCCCGGGCGACGGGGGCGGAGGCCTCATTCGGGACCGGGAGCAAGGCTTCGGACATGGCGGGTTCACCCTCCAGGATAGGTTCCGAGAACTCTAATTCTAGTTAGTAATCTACCCTTCCCGGAGGCCCCCGACAAGCCCCTACCACCGCAACGTCCGCAACAAAACCGCGGCCCGGAGGAGGCCCGGGGTGGGCCGGCGAACCGCCCGCCCGGAGGGGGTGCCCCACCGTGGAAAGGCAGTTGCTGACCATCGCGGATATAGCCCGCCACCTGGACCTGCCGGAATCGACCGTGCGCTACTACCGCGACAGGTTTGCTGAGTTTATCCCGTCCGTTGGCGAAGGCCGCGGCCGTCGCTACCCGCCCGAGGCCCTGGACGTGTTCCGAACCATTGCGGACGCCATGCGGAGCGGGGCGCCGAAGGACGAAGTGGAGGCGGCCCTGCGTGCCCGGTTCGCCCTGACGGTGGGGCCGGACAGCAGCAGCCACCGCAGCAACGCAGCAGCCGCGGTCCTGCGGGGCCTGCTGGCCGACGTGGTGGAGGAGGCCGTGGAGCGGCGGACGGAGGCCCTGCGGGACGAGCTCCGGCGGCTCCGGGAGGAGCTGGCCGCCGCCCGTGAGGCCTTGGCTCGTCAGGCCGAGCAAGAGGAGGCCCGCGAGGACCGCCTTGTGGCCCGGATGCGGGAGCTTCTGGAGGAGCGGCGGCGCCGCCGCCGGTGGTGGCCCTGGGGGTGACCACCCGGGCGCCGTGAACGATGTGAACGATGTGAACCTTTGTCCAATATAAGCAGAGAGCGCCTATATATAGCGCCGGGTTATATCGGAAAAAGGTTCACAAGGTTCACAAGGTTCACACGGCCGCCGCAGCCGCGGCCGCGGCGGGTGGCGGCCGTCCTCAAGGGCGCCTGTTAGGTGCGGTTTCGAGGAGGAAACTGGGAAGGTTCGGGAATTTCAGCAGGAGCGCGGGGACTCGTGGCTTAGTGTTCCCAATGTAGGCACCGCATGGTAACATCGTAAACGAAAGCGCCGCCCCGTGGTTGGCGGCCCGGGCGGCGCAACGGTCCAGCAGTATGGAGCTTTTTGTGCTCCCGGTGACCGCGCCACGACCGGCGCGGGCCACCGCGTACCCTGCCCTTTATATATAGCGATTTGCCTGCGCCAGGCACAAGAGGGGGTGACGGAAAATGCAGGCGACCGCGGCAAGGCGAGCCCGGGAAAACCCGATACGGGCCATCCGGCGAGCCCTGGGGATGAGCCGCCGCGACTTCGGGCGCCTGGTTCGCGTAGACCCGAGCTACCTGCTGGATTTGGAGGGTGGCCGTTTCGAGCGGTTCCCGGAATGGTTCGGGGAGCGCCTGCGGCCCCTGGGAATCGACCCAACGCCGGTGGCCCGGGAGTATGAGGAGTGGCGCCGTGAGATGCAAGCCATGTTCCGCGGCGAGTGAGGGGGTGACGTGATGGAGGACCGGAGGAATGAGAAAGCCGCCACCAACTGCGCGGGCGATTTAACGGGTGGCGGCGCCGCAGGAAGTGAGCCCTTCCTGCTGCCAGTTTATCACGAAAACGGCCGCGTGGACCCGGAAGATGGTGGCGGCCGCGGCGGATTGAGCCGGAGCGGGAAGGCCGCTCTGTTCTACGCCGAGCGCCTGGGGTGGGCGGTGTTCCCGGTTCACTCCATCCGGGGCGGCCGGTGTACCTGCGGGAACCCGTCCTGCGACAGCCCCGGAAAGCATCCGGTGGCCCGCCTAGCCCCGCATGGGGTGAAGGACGCCACCAAGGACCCGGACATCATCCGGCGGTGGTGGACCCGGGCGCCCTGGGCCAACGTGGCGGTGGCGACCGGCGCCGCGAGCGGGTTTATCGTGCTGGACGTGGACGGGGAGGCCGGGGAGGACAGCCTGGAGGCCCTGGTGGCCGAGCATGGCCCGCTCCCGGATACCGTCGAAGGCCTCACGGGCGGCGGTGGCCGTCACCTGCTGTTCCGCCACCCTGGGCGCCCCGTGGGCAACAAGGTGGGCCTGGCGCCGGGCCTGGACGTGCGGGGTGACGGCGGTTACATCGTGGTCCCGCCTTCGGTTCACGCGAGCGGGCGCCGCTATGAGTGGGAAGTATCGAGCCGCCCGGACGAGCACGAACCGGCCGAAGCCCCGGGGTGGCTGCTGGACCTGCTGACGAAGGCCGCGGCCCCGGCCGGGGAGCCCGGACGCCCCGATTGGCGCCGCCGTCTGGCAGAGCGGGTGAAGGAAGGCGAGCGGAACGACACGCTGGCCCGGGCCGTAGGCGGGTGGCTGCGGGCCGGAATGGACCCGAAAACCGTCCTGGACGCCGCCCTGGCGCTGAACAAGGCCCGTTTTGACCCGCCGCTCCCGGAGGACGAAGTGCTGAAGGTGGTCGAGTCCATCACCCGCCGGGAGGCGGCCCGCCGAGAGGCCGCGCACCGCGAGGCGGCCGAGGAGGAGCCCGCGGTGACGGTGGCGCCGGATTCCGAGCACCTAACGGACCTGGGCAACGCCCGGCGCCTTGTAGCCCGTCACGGCCGGGACCTGCGCTATTGCCACCCGTGGGGCCGGTGGCTGGTGTGGGATGGCCGCCGCTGGCGGGTGGACGACGTGGCCGAAGTGGAGCGGCGGGCGAAGGACACCGTGCGGGCCATGTACGCCGAGGCGGCCGGGGTGGACGACCCTGAGCGCCGCAAGGCCCTGGCGAAGCACGCCATGAAAAGCGAGTCCGCCGCCCGGATTCGGGCCATGTTGGAGCTCGCGGCTTCGGAGCCCGGGGTGCCCGTCCTGCCCGATGACCTGGACGGGGACCCGTGGCTGCTGAACGTGGAGAACGGGACCTTGGACCTGCGGACGGGCGAGCTCCGGCCCCACCGGCGGGAGGACTACCTGACGAAGCTTGCGCCCGTGAAGTATGACCCGGACGCCCGGGCGCCGCGGTGGGAGGCCTTCCTGCGCCGCGTCCTGGCGGACGATGCGGACCTGATCCAGTGGGTTCAGAAGGCCGTGGGCTACACCCTGACGGGCGACGTTTCCGAGCACGTGACCTTTATCGCCTGGGGGCCTGGAGCAAACGGCAAAACCGTGTTCTTCCGCACTCTGCTGGCCCTGTTCGGCCCCTACGGCAAGACCGTGGCCCCGGACCTGCTGATGATGCGGCGGCGGGATTCGCACCCGACGGTCCTTGCGGACCTGTTCGGTGCCCGTTTGGCGGTGGCTTCCGAGACAGAGGAGGACGGGCGCCTGAATGAGCCGCTTTTGAAGGCTATCACCGGCGGGGACCGGGTGAAGGCCCGCCATATGCGCCAGGACTACTTCGAGTTCGAGCCGACGCACAAGGTTTGGCTTGCCACGAACCACAAGCCCGTTATTCACGGGACGGATTACGGTGTCTGGCGTCGCATTCGCCTGATTCCCTTCACGGTGACGATTCCCGAGGACGAGCGGGACCCGCACCTGGCGGACAAGCTCCGGGAGGAGCTGCCCGGGATCCTGCGGTGGGCGGTGGAGGGGTGCCTGCTGTGGCAACGGGAAGGCCTTAAGGCCCCGGAGGCCGTGCGGCGGGCGACAGAGGCCTACCGCGAGGAAATGGACGTGCTTGCCCAATTCATCGCGGATGCCTGCGTCCTCCGGCCGGACGCCGTGGTGGCTGCGAAGGACCTGTATTCCGCCTATTTGGCGTGGTGTGAGGTTTACGGCGAGAGGCCCATGAGTCAACGGGCCTTTGGCCTGCGGATGGCGGAGCGGGGATTCGAAAAGACCCGCACTCGTACCGGGTTCGTTTACTACGGAATCGACGTGCCCTGGCACTACCGCGGGGCCGCCACCGAGGCCGCGGCCGCCAGGGAGCCCGGCCGCGGTGGTGGTGCTCCGTGAGGCGGGAGCTCTCGCATTACTGGTGCCCGTCCTGTAAGCGGCCGGTGGTAAAGGCGATTGCGAAAGCCGCCGTCTGGTGCCCCTGCGGGCGGCGGGCGGTGGAAATCCCGGCGAGCGGAAAGCGCCCCGCTCCCGGGGCCAGGGGCGACAGCTAGCCCTATTCAGCGAAAGGGGTGGCCGGACATGAAGCGCCTTCTGAACCGGAGGAAGATGGTCGAGCTTCGCAAGCGGCTGAAGGCGGCCGCCATGCAGGCAGTGGCCGTTATGGAGCAGGGGATGGCGCAAGCCGCAAGGGTCCGCAATGACAAGGAATTGGCCCGCGTCTATACGCCGGAGGCCCTGGAGGAGCTGGCGCAGCAGCGAATCGCAGCAGCCCGCAGGGAAGCGGAGCGAATCCTGACCCGGGCCTCCCTGGACGGGGAGCCCTACCCGGTTCGGGACCTGGCCCGGTTCGCCCACGAGGCGGCCGAGAAGGCCGTAGCAGAGAGGGATTGGCTGAATGACTACCGCTATGAGCGGGTGGTTTCCCAGCTTGCGCCGGTGGTGACGGGCCAGCCCCTTATGAAGCTGTTCGAGCTCTACCGGCGGCGGGCCGGGGACCCGGAGGCGAAGGCCTACCTGGAGGAAGTCATCCAGGCCCGTATCGACGTGGAGGGTGGCAACCGCGATACGCAGGAGCTTTTCGAGGCCCTGAAGGTGGAAGCCAACAAGCTGGCGGCCGAGCCCGAGCGGGAGGCCCGCGAAGTCCTGGAGCTTGCCCGGCGGCGGGCGGAATACGCCGAGTTCATTGGTCACTTCCTGGACGCTGCCGAGCGGGCCGCTCAGAATGGCGCCCGGGCGATTAACGAGGACGGAGCGACGCACCATTACGCCCTGCTCCTCACTCACTGGTTCGACCGGGAGGAGCAGGGCGAACAGCCCGAAAGCGAGCCCGCGGCCGAGCCGGAGGCCGTGGCCGAGTAACGGGGAGGGGCCGGCCCTATGGCGGTGGCGACGAAGCGGAGCAAAGCGGTGGCGGTCAAGCGGGTTCCCTGGGAGCGCCTTCCCGGGGAACCCGCGAAGGCCTACGCCTACTTCCGCATCTACAAGGAAATGCCCCCGTCCAGGCGGTGCCTGCGGCGGGTGGCGGAAAAGGTGCTCGAAAGCTCCACCCGCCCGGTGAAGCTAAACTCCGCGCTGACCACGTTGAAGCGTTATTCCACCCGCTGGCGGTGGCAAGAGCGGGTGGCCGCCTGGGATGAATACTGCTACGTCCTGGGCCTGCTGGCCGCGGAC
Coding sequences:
- a CDS encoding RodZ family helix-turn-helix domain-containing protein; the protein is MQATAARRARENPIRAIRRALGMSRRDFGRLVRVDPSYLLDLEGGRFERFPEWFGERLRPLGIDPTPVAREYEEWRREMQAMFRGE
- a CDS encoding phage/plasmid primase, P4 family, encoding MEDRRNEKAATNCAGDLTGGGAAGSEPFLLPVYHENGRVDPEDGGGRGGLSRSGKAALFYAERLGWAVFPVHSIRGGRCTCGNPSCDSPGKHPVARLAPHGVKDATKDPDIIRRWWTRAPWANVAVATGAASGFIVLDVDGEAGEDSLEALVAEHGPLPDTVEGLTGGGGRHLLFRHPGRPVGNKVGLAPGLDVRGDGGYIVVPPSVHASGRRYEWEVSSRPDEHEPAEAPGWLLDLLTKAAAPAGEPGRPDWRRRLAERVKEGERNDTLARAVGGWLRAGMDPKTVLDAALALNKARFDPPLPEDEVLKVVESITRREAARREAAHREAAEEEPAVTVAPDSEHLTDLGNARRLVARHGRDLRYCHPWGRWLVWDGRRWRVDDVAEVERRAKDTVRAMYAEAAGVDDPERRKALAKHAMKSESAARIRAMLELAASEPGVPVLPDDLDGDPWLLNVENGTLDLRTGELRPHRREDYLTKLAPVKYDPDARAPRWEAFLRRVLADDADLIQWVQKAVGYTLTGDVSEHVTFIAWGPGANGKTVFFRTLLALFGPYGKTVAPDLLMMRRRDSHPTVLADLFGARLAVASETEEDGRLNEPLLKAITGGDRVKARHMRQDYFEFEPTHKVWLATNHKPVIHGTDYGVWRRIRLIPFTVTIPEDERDPHLADKLREELPGILRWAVEGCLLWQREGLKAPEAVRRATEAYREEMDVLAQFIADACVLRPDAVVAAKDLYSAYLAWCEVYGERPMSQRAFGLRMAERGFEKTRTRTGFVYYGIDVPWHYRGAATEAAAAREPGRGGGAP
- a CDS encoding tyrosine-type recombinase/integrase codes for the protein MSEALLPVPNEASAPVARAAGTNPAKVYLASLSPGSRPAMEQVLRLVAERAGYTVETMPWARLRYQHLQALRASWLEEGLAPATINKRLSALRGVLREAWRMGMISAEDYRRAADVPNVEGKRLPAGRSVTPGELAALMAACADGTAVGIRDAAIIAVAYAGGLRRAELAALRREDVERVGEGTFRLRVRGKRNKHRMIFLDNGAAQALEAYLSIRGDWDGPLFVRAYKGGRLSTTGMTPQTVRLVLQRRAAAAGVAHVSPHDLRRSCVSDMLDAGVDAVTVANHVGHASVETTRRYDRRGERALQQAARSLHVPFFGGPLVK
- a CDS encoding MerR family transcriptional regulator — protein: MERQLLTIADIARHLDLPESTVRYYRDRFAEFIPSVGEGRGRRYPPEALDVFRTIADAMRSGAPKDEVEAALRARFALTVGPDSSSHRSNAAAAVLRGLLADVVEEAVERRTEALRDELRRLREELAAAREALARQAEQEEAREDRLVARMRELLEERRRRRRWWPWG